The stretch of DNA GCTTCGAATCGCGCAGGGGTATCGTGGAAGCGCGGAATGGTCTCCTCCACATCATCGGGAGGCAGATCGGAAAGATCTGCCAAAAACCGGCCGAAGGCCGCCGCCGCAGCCCGCGAGATCGAAGGATCGCTCACGGCGTCGAAGGTGCTCGCGCCATAAATGAAGAAAAACGCACGCCACCACTCGCCCGTATCATCCACAACGGCTAGCCCTCCGTCGCGGGCCGGTATCGGGGTCAGAACGCGGCGCCGAGCGTCCGGGCGGTCCCAAACTTTCCTGGCCAAATGTCGGGTAACCGTCCCGATATTCCGCATCACCGCGTCCGGATTGGGAAAGACCCTGCGGTTGATGCGCTGGACCACAACAGCGGTTGCGCCGTCCGGATTCCGGACATCCACTCTCCAAGTCTCGTGGATGTGGCCCGCCGTCAACTGTTCCGCACGGAACACCTCGCCTCGCAGGTCAAATCGGGCGACGACAGATTCGAGGCGCGATTCATCCACGAATGGCGGTCGCCCACTCATTCTGTTCCGACTGCCGATTCTGAGACCATCGATGGAAGAATTTTGCGCGGAGGCCGGTCAGAAAGTCGCCTAGGCTCACTCCACTTGCCTTCAAAAGCGAACGCCATAACCGACACCGGCCAACAAGGCAGGCGCTGCGCTCGGATCGACATTCCCATCGAGGACGAGTCCCCACGCCGACCGGTCCGGCGCGCGACGGGACGGTATCCAGGCGCGCATATTGATGGCGTCCTCCTTATCCTCGCGCTCCATCTGCCACGCCGTCCATCCGAGCACCCCGACCACCGTAACCAACAGTCCGATCGTCACCAGAGGGTTTACCCCGGATTCCGCTCGAGAAACCCGACACGTTGCGGAACCCGCAAGACAAACAGCGAGGATAACCGCAATCCACGATGACCTTGTCCCTGCTTTCATCAGAACGCTCCGAAAAAAATGCTAGAGAAGGAGACGACGGGCGTTGTTTCCCGCAAATCATCCACAGCCGCACGAACTTCAACTATCAGGCTGTCGACCTGACGGTATAGCCCATCATCCTTCACAAGTTTTCCAAGCGTACCTTCGCCTCGGCTGATGGTCTGCGCAGTGTCTTTCAAAGACGCTACGGCATCGGATAAATCCTGATATAACTGATCGTCCGATGAAAGCAGTCGACCCAGTGTTCCCTCCCCGCGCTCAAGGCGCGCACTGACCGCCAGCAAGTTTGTATAGAGCCCGTCATCCGTCAGCAGCTTGCCAAGTGTTCCCTCACCGCGTTCCAATCGGGCGCTGACTGCGAGCAAATTCGTGTACAGGCCATCATCCGACAACAATTTGCCGAGCGTGCCCTCGCCCCGCTCCAATCGAGCGCTGATGGCGAGCAGGTTTGTGTATAGCCCATCGTCGGTCAACAGTTTGCCGACGGTGCCTTCGCCGTCGCGGAGCCGACGGGTGATTTCCCGAAGATTGGCCATCGTTTCCTGCAAATTTTCGAGCACGCCGCCCTGCTCGAGCGAGGTGCGGATCTTCTGGATGCCTTCGGTAAATTCAGCAATAAAATCAGCGGGCCCTTTTCCGACCACGATCTGGCCCGGCTCCAACAGAGGCTTTTCCGGGGAGCCTTCGCGGATTTCAACAAACTTGCCGCCGAGCACTGAGGCAGGAACAACGTGAATCGAATAGTCCTCACGCAACTCCACTGGATAATCCAACGAGAGCAAAGCGTGCACACCGTCGCGCCGGACCTCGAGTCGCTTGACTCGGCCGACATCCACGCCTTTGACATAGACCTTGTCGCCGGTAATCAGTCCGGCAACCTGGTCAAAAACAACAGTCAGCTCGTAGTTTTTCGCGAGGATGTTGTCCTGGCTGAGAATGATGGTGAAAAACCCCAGCGCCAGCAGGATCATCATCATGAAAAATCCGACGACGATCTCGATCGACATTTGCTGCATGCGGCTTCGTTTCATGGCTTCAGGTCATCCTCCCATTCGCCGCGGCGCGTGATGTACTGGGCTTCCAGAAACGCGCGCACGACTTCGTTCTTCGATTTCACAAAATCCTCCGGTGTGGCGACCTCGACGGCTTTTCCATTATGCAGCATCGCGATGCGCGTGCCGATCGCGAGGGCGCTGTGAAGGTCATGCGTGACCACGACGCTGGTCACACCGAGCTTTTTGCGCAGGTCATCGATCAATTTGTCGATCGTTCGCGAGGTGACGGGGTCCAGCCCAGAGGTCGGCTCGTCATACAGGATAATTTCCGGCTCCGTGATGATCGCGCGGGCAAGCGCAACCCGCTTTCTCATGCCGCCGGAAAGGTCCGCCGGATATTTCTCGTAGGCGTCCTCCAGATCAACCAACCGCAGCTTTTCCCGAACCAGGGCCTCAATTTCCGCGTCGCTCATCCGAGTATGCTCGCGAAGGGGCAGCGCAACATTTTCTCCAGCGGACAGCCAGGCGAGAAGCGCGCCACCCTGGAACAGAACGCCAAACCGGGAGCGAATCCGCTCCAGTTGCCGGCCGTAGGCTTCGCTCACGCAGTCGTCTCCAACGAAAACCCGACCGCGGTCAGGCGTCAGCAGCCGCACCATGTGCTTGAGGGTGACGCTCTTGCCCATCCCAGAGGGGCCGCAAATGACAAAAGTTTCCCCTTTTCGAATTTCGAGGTCGAATTCGTCCAGCACATTGCGGTTGCCGAGCCGCTTGGTTACTCGTTCGAAGCGGATCATCAGCGGTAAAACAGACGGGTCATCATGTAACCCAGCACGAGGATGGTGAGGAAGGAAATGATTACCGTGCGGCGGGTCGCCTGCCCGACGCCCACCGCACCCTCGGACGTCGAAAACCCCTGATGGCAGGCGGTCGTTGCGATCACGACGCCGAACACGACCGCCTTCAGAAGTCCCACATAGAGATCCTTGTTCTGCGCGAACAGTTGCGCGTTGTCAAAATATGCCTGAATGGAAACCTGCAACTGCGTCGCGCCGATGATCGCCCCCCCTACGATGCCGAGGATGTTCGTATAGACCGTCAGGATGGGCATCATGATCGCGAGGGCCAGCAGCCTGGGCATAACGAGGAACCTCACCGGGTTGATCGACATGATTTCCAGCGCGGAGACCTCTTCTGAAACCACCATCGTCCCAATCTGGGCGGCGATAGCGGACCCGACGCTCGCGGCAATGATCAGGGCCGTCATGAAAGGACCCATTTCCCGCAACATCACGACGGTCACCGCCGTTCCAATATTTTGTTGCAACCCGAATCGCCTCAACTCGAGGCCGGTCTGAAGCGCCAGGATCATGCCGGTGAACGCCGCCACCACGGTGATTACGCCGAGCGATTTAATGCCGGCCACATACATCTGATAGATCAGCTCGTGGCGGGATCGGCGGTCCAGAGCGCGGGGAATATAGAGGATGGCCTCCAGCAGCATCAGGATCGCCTGTCCGAGCCCGCGAAGGTTCATGAGGACCTTCCGCCCCATTGCGGCGAACGGGTTCAGCGGCGGATCAAAAAATTCTGGCTCTCGCGTGATTATGGCTGGCTATCCTCCGATTCCGCCTCAAAACCCCAAAAATATAGCACACGCCACCTCGCACCGGAATTCGTGCGCTCCCGGCCGAGTAACCCCTCCAGCAGCTCCCACGAGGCGCCGGCGGAACTCCGGTGCCATTCCCAGACGGGGAACAGTGTCCATAAGCGTTCCGCAGCGCCTCGGCGATGGTCCCGGTGGAAGCCCCACAGAAGTTCGCGATCCACGTTTTCGCCGACCCGGACCGACGAATACAGGGTCCACAGCGGCGCCCAATTTCGTTCGACCGCCCCGTTGTCGGCCAAGGGCCACAATTCCAACATCCGAAACTTGGACGCGTTTCCATCCCGTCGATACGAAAAGAATGGCCAAAATTTGACGTAGCGCTTTCGGGGCGGCGCGCCCGCTTCGGCCGTGACCGAATGAAAATAAAACGGAACGACCATCCACGCTTCGCGTTGTTCCGTTCCCCGTTGATTTCGCTCATGCCAAACAATCGGCCACGCGATGAACACTCGCTGGTTTCCTTCGTACTTGCGATAGCCATAGAGCGGCCACACGACAAGGCGCTCGGTCTCGCCGGTATCCCGCTGTATAAAAGGCCAGGGCATATACACACGGTTCATTTTTTCGCCCCTCGTGTACCGGAAAAAAGGCGGAATCAGCCACCAGGTCTCCTGGTCCTCCAGCTTGATGTGCCCATAGAGAGGAAACAGGATAAAGCCCGAGCCCCGGCTGCCCGGATACTCATACCGCACCTGGGTGTAAAACGGCCAAAGCACAAAGAGCTTATCGTAGGCGCCTTCCCGGACCGACCGGCCATACAGGGGAAAAACGCGGGCGCGGTGAACGCCCTGCCCTTCCGTTTCCGAAATTAGCGGCCAGAGCCAGTTACTTGTGCGAAGGTCGTTCAACCGGCTTGTGGACCGAATGGGGAACAGCACAAATCGAATCTCGTCGCGGCCGAGAAATTCGCGGATCGTCCCGCCGAGCGGGAAAACGGCGCGGTAGTGGATGCCCGACGCGTCCCGGCCCTCGAAATAAAACGGAAGCAGCCAAAACCGATATCGGCGGTCAGGCTTCTCCGGGCCGTGTTTGAAATGAAAAAAGACCAAATAGCGGGACGACTCCTCGGAGCCGATTTCTCGCCGCGTCGCCAACGGCCACAAAAAATCCTCCCGCTCGCGGCCTCCGGTGGGATCCTCCAACGAGCTGTAAAAGGGCCGAACCGCCACCAGACGCCAGCCCTGAGTGGACTGTGCCACCTCGAAAAAAGGGCCGATCATCTTCAGGCGCACATCTCCGTGCGCGTCCTCATGGCGGGAGGCTAAGAAGCCTGCGTCGAACCCATCCGGCCGTTTCGCCTCCACACGTTCCAGGGCCAAGCCGGCAGCAAACGCTGCGATCAGGCGCCAATGCATTGGCGGACGACCTCGGCAATTGACCGCGTGAGGCGTTCGGTGACCTCCTCCGTCGGGCCTTCGACCATCACGCGGCACATCATTTGCGTACCGGAATAGCGCACGAGCACGCGCCCCTGCTCCCGAAGCTCCGCCTCCGCTTCCGCGATCGCCTTTTGGACGGGAGCCAACGTGGATAGGTCGGGCTTTGAATGGACTTCGACGTTGATCAGCCGCTGCGGCGTCACCGTCATAATTGACGCCAGCTCGGACAACCTCCGCCCGCTGCGGCATAGAACGGCCAGCAGTTGAAGCGCCGAGATCAGACCGTCGCCGGTCGTATGATGGTTGAGAAAAATCATGTGGCCCGATGTCTCTCCACCGATGACCGCGCCCGTTGACTGCATCATTTCCAACACATAGCGGTCGCCCACCGGCGCGACGGCGGCCTCAATGCCGAGCTGCCTCGCTGCGACAAACAGTCCGTAATTCGCCATCACCGTCGTGACGATCCGGTTGCCGGCCAGCTTCCCCTCCTCTTTGAGGGCCTTCGCGCAAATCAGAAGGATATGATCGCCCGAGAGCTCATTCCCCTTTTCGTCCACCGCGATCAGCCGGTCGCCGTCGCCGTCAAAAGCGAACCCGGCATCCGCGCCGATTTCGAGAACCTTGGCACGTAAGGACTCCGTGTGTTGCGAGCCGCAGTGATCATTGATGTTGGTGCCGTTGGGTTCGCAGTGCAGGGCCACCACATCTGCGCCCAGTTCGCGGAAAATAATCGGCGCAACCCGGTAGGTCGCGCCGTTGGCGCAATCCACCACAAGTTTGAGCCCCTCGAGGCTGAGAGATTCCGGGAATGTGTTCTTGCAAAAGACAATGTAGCGGCCAAGCGCGTCATCGATCCGGCGCACCTTCCCAATTTCCGCGGCGGTCGGACGAATATCCCGGATTTTTCCGGAAAAAATCAGCTCTTCAATCGCCTGTTCCTCAGCGTCCGGCAACTTGTAGCCCGAGCGGCTGAAAATTTTGATTCCGTTGTCCGGATAGGGGTTGTGCGACGCCGAGATGACCACGCCGGCATCGGCGCGCATGCTTCGGGTGATGAAGGCGATGCCGGGCGTTGGCATCGGCCCCACGAGCAGCACGTCGACGCCCATTGAGCAGATTCCGGCGGTAAGCGCGCTCTCGAGCATGTACCCGCTGATTCGCGTGTCCTTCCCGATCAGGACCTGATGGCGCCGCTCCGCCCCCTGCTTGCAAACGTGCGCGATCGCCCGCCCGATTTCCATCGCCATCTCGGCGGTCATCGGAGGCTGATTGGCAACCCCGCGAATGCCGTCCGTGC from Kiritimatiellia bacterium encodes:
- a CDS encoding MlaD family protein, translated to MKRSRMQQMSIEIVVGFFMMMILLALGFFTIILSQDNILAKNYELTVVFDQVAGLITGDKVYVKGVDVGRVKRLEVRRDGVHALLSLDYPVELREDYSIHVVPASVLGGKFVEIREGSPEKPLLEPGQIVVGKGPADFIAEFTEGIQKIRTSLEQGGVLENLQETMANLREITRRLRDGEGTVGKLLTDDGLYTNLLAISARLERGEGTLGKLLSDDGLYTNLLAVSARLERGEGTLGKLLTDDGLYTNLLAVSARLERGEGTLGRLLSSDDQLYQDLSDAVASLKDTAQTISRGEGTLGKLVKDDGLYRQVDSLIVEVRAAVDDLRETTPVVSFSSIFFGAF
- a CDS encoding ATP-binding cassette domain-containing protein, with the protein product MIRFERVTKRLGNRNVLDEFDLEIRKGETFVICGPSGMGKSVTLKHMVRLLTPDRGRVFVGDDCVSEAYGRQLERIRSRFGVLFQGGALLAWLSAGENVALPLREHTRMSDAEIEALVREKLRLVDLEDAYEKYPADLSGGMRKRVALARAIITEPEIILYDEPTSGLDPVTSRTIDKLIDDLRKKLGVTSVVVTHDLHSALAIGTRIAMLHNGKAVEVATPEDFVKSKNEVVRAFLEAQYITRRGEWEDDLKP
- a CDS encoding ABC transporter permease; the encoded protein is MGRKVLMNLRGLGQAILMLLEAILYIPRALDRRSRHELIYQMYVAGIKSLGVITVVAAFTGMILALQTGLELRRFGLQQNIGTAVTVVMLREMGPFMTALIIAASVGSAIAAQIGTMVVSEEVSALEIMSINPVRFLVMPRLLALAIMMPILTVYTNILGIVGGAIIGATQLQVSIQAYFDNAQLFAQNKDLYVGLLKAVVFGVVIATTACHQGFSTSEGAVGVGQATRRTVIISFLTILVLGYMMTRLFYR
- the glmM gene encoding phosphoglucosamine mutase, with product MGRLFGTDGIRGVANQPPMTAEMAMEIGRAIAHVCKQGAERRHQVLIGKDTRISGYMLESALTAGICSMGVDVLLVGPMPTPGIAFITRSMRADAGVVISASHNPYPDNGIKIFSRSGYKLPDAEEQAIEELIFSGKIRDIRPTAAEIGKVRRIDDALGRYIVFCKNTFPESLSLEGLKLVVDCANGATYRVAPIIFRELGADVVALHCEPNGTNINDHCGSQHTESLRAKVLEIGADAGFAFDGDGDRLIAVDEKGNELSGDHILLICAKALKEEGKLAGNRIVTTVMANYGLFVAARQLGIEAAVAPVGDRYVLEMMQSTGAVIGGETSGHMIFLNHHTTGDGLISALQLLAVLCRSGRRLSELASIMTVTPQRLINVEVHSKPDLSTLAPVQKAIAEAEAELREQGRVLVRYSGTQMMCRVMVEGPTEEVTERLTRSIAEVVRQCIGA